One segment of Dolichospermum sp. DET69 DNA contains the following:
- a CDS encoding energy-coupling factor transporter transmembrane protein EcfT, giving the protein MDLLRSLPLGLYLEEPQTWLHKLDPRVKLIWLLSFLSSYIVANNYWRVLLVLLLITFTVFAKIPLRVWRQQMGWLLILSFMVLVIGSISPDGLGVSYQSRLPANEQILTQPIPDKNTQVTPEIADSNKKYSYVLFQKGFVKINRRSLDLAISLSTIVFTLIYSTNLYLLTTAPEEITSGLESLMQPLRRFNIPVTEITLTLTLSLRFIPLVLEEIQNLVRSVMTRAINWKKLGLKGGAKVWLIVTERLLENLLLRAEQMANAMIVRGFTSPNEHRVRWQELKLKIGDWLAIAILIVFWGIRIAFGADITA; this is encoded by the coding sequence ATGGACTTATTGCGATCGCTCCCTCTCGGACTTTACTTAGAAGAACCGCAAACTTGGTTACACAAACTCGATCCGCGAGTGAAGTTAATTTGGTTATTGAGCTTTCTAAGTAGCTATATTGTCGCTAATAACTATTGGCGGGTATTACTGGTATTACTGCTAATTACCTTTACTGTATTTGCCAAAATTCCTCTGAGAGTGTGGCGACAACAAATGGGCTGGTTGTTGATACTATCATTTATGGTCTTAGTCATCGGCTCAATTAGTCCTGATGGATTAGGTGTAAGTTATCAATCCCGCTTACCTGCAAATGAACAAATCCTCACTCAACCAATACCTGATAAAAATACCCAAGTTACCCCAGAAATAGCAGACAGTAATAAAAAATATAGTTATGTGCTATTTCAGAAAGGATTTGTGAAAATAAATCGCCGTTCTTTGGATTTAGCAATTAGTTTGAGTACAATAGTTTTTACATTAATCTACAGCACTAATTTATATTTACTCACAACCGCACCGGAAGAAATCACTTCTGGTTTGGAAAGTTTAATGCAGCCTTTGCGAAGGTTCAATATTCCCGTCACAGAAATTACCCTGACTCTAACTTTATCTTTGCGGTTTATTCCCCTGGTTTTAGAAGAAATTCAAAATCTAGTTCGTTCCGTGATGACTAGGGCAATTAATTGGAAAAAGCTCGGATTAAAAGGAGGAGCAAAAGTTTGGTTAATCGTGACTGAAAGGTTATTAGAAAATCTGCTTTTGCGGGCAGAACAAATGGCAAATGCGATGATAGTAAGGGGTTTTACCAGTCCCAATGAGCATCGAGTTAGATGGCAAGAGTTAAAATTAAAAATAGGTGATTGGTTAGCGATCGCAATTTTAATAGTATTTTGGGGAATTAGGATAGCTTTCGGCGCTGATATTACAGCGTAA
- a CDS encoding nucleotidyltransferase family protein, with translation MNNNTQLQIILSESIIATVLPAIAQLDLPNWWLAGGAVRNTVWRSLFGQECNLFIKDFDIAFFDDAGNRDQELFAKSTLKTQFPEQAFDVKNQASFGHWRPGKMTYNSTEDGIQNWLHTATAVAVRMTKQGEWQFFTPYGLGQ, from the coding sequence ATGAATAATAATACACAACTACAAATTATTCTTTCTGAATCAATTATTGCCACCGTCTTACCTGCAATAGCCCAACTTGACTTACCTAATTGGTGGTTGGCTGGGGGTGCAGTCAGAAATACAGTTTGGCGTTCTCTTTTTGGGCAAGAATGTAATTTATTTATCAAAGACTTTGATATTGCTTTCTTTGATGATGCCGGAAATCGTGATCAAGAATTATTTGCTAAGTCTACTCTGAAAACACAGTTTCCTGAACAGGCGTTTGATGTCAAAAATCAAGCCAGTTTTGGGCATTGGCGGCCGGGAAAAATGACCTATAATAGTACGGAAGATGGGATTCAAAATTGGTTACATACGGCGACTGCTGTAGCAGTTCGCATGACTAAACAAGGAGAATGGCAATTTTTTACTCCCTACGGTCTAGGTCAGTAA
- a CDS encoding HNH endonuclease translates to MSKVFLIDTNKKPLNPIHPAQARQLLRNKKAAIFRRFPFVLILKESCQDPIISPLRLKIDPGAETTGIALVNDTTGEVVFAAELKHRGFAIRNSLISRRQLRRSRRSRKTRYRQSRFLNRTRPKDWLPPSLQSRIENIKTWVNKLQRFAPIIAISQELVRFDMQLMQNPDIQGKEYQQGTLSGYEAREYLLEKWDRQCAYCGAKDVPLQVEHIHPRAKGGTNSITNLTLSCEKCNVKKGTKDIKDFLKKDTNRLEKILKQAKRPLADAAAVNTTRFALLEALKATGLPVETGSGGLTKFNRSQQNIDKTHWLDAACVGKSTPKLIIKNIKPLLITANGHGSRQSCRTDKYGFPKRYVPRFKFVQGFQTGDIVKAIVKTGKKIGKYLGRVAVRTTGSFNISTKNKLVQGIGHKNCICVHKKDGYSYSN, encoded by the coding sequence ATGTCCAAAGTATTTTTAATTGACACAAACAAAAAGCCATTAAATCCAATTCATCCAGCACAAGCAAGACAATTACTAAGAAATAAAAAAGCAGCCATTTTTAGACGATTTCCATTTGTTTTAATCCTTAAAGAATCATGCCAAGATCCTATAATTTCACCATTGAGATTAAAAATTGATCCTGGCGCAGAAACAACAGGAATTGCACTAGTCAATGACACTACTGGCGAGGTTGTATTCGCAGCCGAATTAAAGCATAGAGGCTTTGCAATTCGAAATTCTTTAATATCGAGAAGACAATTAAGACGTAGTAGGAGAAGCCGAAAAACAAGATATCGTCAATCAAGGTTCTTAAATAGAACCCGTCCAAAAGACTGGTTGCCACCAAGCTTACAAAGTCGCATTGAAAATATCAAAACTTGGGTTAATAAGTTACAGCGATTTGCACCTATTATTGCAATTAGCCAAGAACTTGTACGTTTCGATATGCAATTAATGCAAAATCCCGATATTCAAGGAAAAGAATATCAGCAAGGCACATTGTCTGGCTACGAAGCAAGGGAATATTTACTAGAAAAATGGGATAGACAGTGTGCTTACTGCGGAGCTAAGGATGTGCCATTGCAGGTTGAACATATTCATCCACGCGCAAAAGGTGGCACTAATTCAATTACAAATTTGACATTAAGCTGTGAAAAATGCAATGTCAAAAAAGGGACTAAAGATATCAAAGATTTTCTTAAAAAAGACACCAACAGACTAGAAAAAATCTTGAAACAAGCCAAAAGACCATTAGCCGATGCAGCAGCAGTTAATACAACTAGATTTGCGTTGCTCGAAGCTTTGAAAGCCACTGGCTTGCCAGTAGAAACTGGCTCTGGAGGGTTAACAAAATTCAATAGAAGTCAACAGAATATTGATAAAACACATTGGCTAGATGCAGCCTGTGTCGGCAAATCAACGCCCAAACTAATAATCAAAAATATCAAACCGTTACTGATAACTGCCAATGGGCATGGTAGTAGACAATCATGTCGTACAGATAAATATGGCTTTCCAAAACGCTATGTTCCTAGATTCAAATTTGTTCAAGGGTTTCAAACTGGGGATATTGTCAAAGCTATTGTCAAAACAGGCAAGAAAATTGGTAAGTATCTAGGGAGAGTCGCTGTCAGAACTACAGGAAGTTTCAATATTTCTACTAAGAACAAGTTAGTTCAAGGCATCGGGCATAAAAACTGTATTTGTGTCCATAAAAAAGACGGCTATAGTTACTCAAATTAA
- a CDS encoding pentapeptide repeat-containing protein → MANPMIGKSSSQSSRSKEPKKAKITPLATRRFVAWTVEITLFVASGLVPYALGVYVNSRSDLRRVPLNPVLVITEKAIARPLALPVSYGIRNVAWPTNILWTLALLLPTGLSAWQLYLLGKTGSTIPKRWFGVRVVNAAGTAPGLGTVIVREGLGRWTVPISAAYLLWRYSFVFPNLALFTSLTMLMILAESKGWPVQKQRRSFHDQLAGTYTIDVTSTVTHPGEQSTINEVDVDSASTQQSSPSPSPKNNPNLSLFLVGMTSMIAVLSTLIGTQIYIQTQESQRRSEQTNSEKFIELIKALNPNNSATNEDRQRAILALGSIDNKQSIKLLIDLLVKETDPKTLDTIQQALTNTGFKAIPELNRMNQFLARELGSMGKSPNWEIRQNQLILTQQVINKILAIYSGKINKIDLSNAQLGSQISRAKPLFNLVLNNIDLSGIVLKSANLNQANFQGSRFRSVGEDGRWDTYDDVIADLNNTQLKQANLSNANLSRVSMSRSDLSQANLNKANLSYTRLFAANLSSTQLVGTDLSNAILENAILTNADLSNANLTEANLYAAHLVRVSAIGTQLAYANLTKTDWQGADLSESYLDYANLSNANLSATRLTGTNLRSANLENANLRNADLSRADLRGANVAGADFQGTILFVGKQNPADQFVKTPDLGSQNASIKGVDFSKAKNLDPQQLAFICTQGGQHSRCP, encoded by the coding sequence ATGGCGAATCCAATGATCGGCAAAAGTAGTAGTCAGTCTAGCCGCTCCAAAGAACCGAAAAAAGCCAAAATTACGCCATTAGCAACCAGGCGTTTTGTGGCTTGGACGGTGGAAATAACACTCTTTGTTGCCAGTGGGTTAGTTCCTTATGCTTTGGGCGTATATGTAAATTCTCGTAGTGATCTCCGGCGAGTTCCTCTTAATCCTGTGTTAGTAATCACAGAAAAAGCGATCGCCAGACCCTTAGCATTACCTGTCAGTTATGGTATTCGCAACGTTGCTTGGCCGACGAATATCTTGTGGACATTAGCCCTATTATTACCCACAGGACTCTCTGCGTGGCAATTGTATTTATTAGGTAAAACTGGTAGTACCATCCCCAAACGTTGGTTTGGTGTGCGAGTAGTTAACGCAGCCGGAACAGCCCCAGGTTTAGGCACAGTGATAGTTAGAGAAGGATTAGGGCGTTGGACTGTACCAATTTCCGCAGCTTATTTGCTCTGGCGTTACAGCTTTGTTTTCCCCAACTTAGCTCTGTTTACATCTTTGACGATGTTAATGATTCTAGCAGAATCAAAGGGCTGGCCTGTGCAAAAGCAGCGCCGCTCTTTCCATGATCAACTAGCAGGGACATACACAATAGATGTAACAAGCACTGTTACTCATCCTGGGGAGCAGTCAACAATAAACGAAGTTGATGTAGATAGTGCCTCAACTCAACAATCTAGTCCCAGTCCTTCCCCAAAAAATAACCCTAATCTCAGTCTGTTTTTAGTAGGGATGACTAGCATGATTGCTGTGTTATCAACGTTAATTGGTACACAAATATATATCCAAACCCAAGAAAGCCAACGAAGAAGCGAACAAACTAATAGTGAAAAGTTTATCGAACTAATCAAAGCACTGAATCCTAACAACAGTGCGACTAATGAAGACCGGCAAAGAGCCATTTTAGCTTTGGGTAGTATTGATAATAAGCAATCCATCAAATTATTAATTGACTTACTAGTCAAAGAAACAGACCCCAAAACCCTAGATACCATTCAACAAGCTTTAACTAATACTGGTTTTAAAGCTATCCCTGAATTAAACCGCATGAATCAATTTCTAGCGAGAGAACTAGGATCTATGGGTAAAAGTCCAAATTGGGAAATTAGACAAAATCAGTTAATTCTCACTCAACAGGTAATTAATAAAATTCTGGCTATCTATAGTGGCAAAATTAACAAAATTGATTTGAGCAACGCTCAATTAGGTTCTCAAATATCTAGAGCAAAGCCCTTATTTAACCTGGTATTAAACAACATTGATTTATCAGGAATTGTTTTGAAATCTGCAAATCTCAACCAAGCTAATTTCCAAGGTAGTCGGTTCCGCAGCGTCGGTGAAGATGGACGTTGGGATACTTATGATGATGTCATCGCAGATTTAAATAACACTCAGTTAAAGCAAGCTAACTTAAGTAATGCCAATTTGAGTCGTGTTTCCATGAGTCGTAGTGATTTAAGTCAGGCTAATCTTAACAAAGCCAACTTATCCTACACCCGTTTATTTGCTGCTAATCTCAGCAGTACCCAGTTAGTAGGTACAGATTTAAGCAATGCAATTTTAGAAAATGCCATTCTGACAAATGCAGATTTAAGCAATGCTAATTTAACAGAAGCAAATTTGTATGCTGCTCATTTAGTCCGTGTTTCTGCCATTGGTACACAATTAGCTTACGCAAATTTAACTAAAACTGATTGGCAAGGTGCAGATTTATCTGAATCCTATTTAGATTATGCTAATCTCAGTAATGCCAACTTAAGTGCTACTCGGCTTACTGGTACTAATTTACGCTCTGCTAACTTAGAAAACGCCAATTTGCGAAATGCTGATTTAAGTCGTGCTGATTTACGGGGAGCAAATGTTGCTGGAGCAGATTTTCAAGGCACAATTCTCTTTGTCGGTAAACAAAATCCCGCAGATCAATTTGTGAAAACACCTGATCTTGGTTCACAAAATGCTTCAATCAAAGGAGTAGATTTTAGTAAAGCTAAAAATTTAGATCCTCAACAATTGGCATTTATTTGTACTCAAGGTGGACAGCATTCTCGTTGTCCATAA
- a CDS encoding ion transporter, whose translation MVLNREKVEFYLTDLETPVGKVISVTIAVLVLVSSGIFVAETYDLSQNTRCELRGLDDCILIIFAVEYLLRLWSTKDRIKYILSFYAIIDLMSILPSFVGLVDISFIRLLRWFRILRLLRFIDKKFLIGSISNQDGVIFARILFTLFAIVFVFSGLIYQVEHPVNPESFDTFLDAFYFSVVTMTTVGFGDVTPISELGRLLTVLMILTGVALIPWQIGDLIRRLVKTANQVETVCQGCGLAFHDTDAGFCKKCGEQLKIKAGIRTDKTDLFML comes from the coding sequence ATGGTACTAAACCGAGAAAAAGTAGAGTTTTACTTAACAGACCTAGAAACTCCTGTAGGTAAGGTAATTAGTGTAACTATTGCTGTATTGGTTTTAGTATCTTCGGGAATTTTTGTGGCGGAAACCTATGATCTTTCTCAAAATACGCGTTGTGAATTAAGAGGATTAGATGATTGTATATTAATAATTTTTGCGGTGGAATATTTACTCCGCCTATGGAGTACAAAAGATAGAATTAAATATATTCTGAGTTTTTATGCAATTATTGATTTAATGTCAATTTTGCCATCTTTTGTCGGATTAGTAGATATTAGTTTTATTCGATTATTAAGATGGTTTAGAATTTTACGTCTACTGCGATTTATTGACAAAAAGTTTTTAATTGGTAGTATCAGCAATCAAGATGGTGTGATTTTTGCGAGAATATTATTTACTTTATTTGCCATAGTTTTTGTTTTTTCTGGGTTAATTTATCAAGTTGAGCATCCTGTTAATCCAGAGAGTTTTGATACTTTTTTAGATGCTTTTTATTTCTCAGTCGTGACAATGACAACGGTGGGATTTGGTGATGTGACACCAATTTCTGAATTAGGTCGCTTACTAACAGTATTGATGATTTTAACAGGAGTGGCTTTGATTCCTTGGCAGATTGGTGACTTAATTAGACGATTGGTAAAAACTGCAAATCAAGTAGAAACTGTTTGTCAAGGGTGCGGTTTAGCGTTTCATGATACAGATGCCGGATTTTGTAAAAAATGCGGTGAGCAATTAAAAATTAAAGCAGGAATCAGAACGGATAAAACAGATTTATTTATGTTATAA
- a CDS encoding hybrid sensor histidine kinase/response regulator, which yields MLPKILIIDDEPNNFDVIETLLDNQGYELSYVNNAQQALELLDYFQPDVILLDVMMPEMNGIEFCQKFKSNPHWKHISIIMVTALASKEDLSQCLLAGADDFITKPINGLELRLRTRSMLRIKQQYDALQEILYLREDLSNMIVHDLRNPLAAIIMSAEILQVAEYSQERQEKKTSQIITNVRKLQSMIDSLLIMAKLDSGKITLQRTDTNIFDICSAAIADIELTITKKNLELITKLPQSGITASLDPHLFRRVIDNLLSNAIKFTPGKSQISFVADYTSSGKFIIQIADSGSGVKQELREVIFAKYEVGNLITGAYQIGLGLAFCKMVVEAHGGCITVEENYPTGAIFIVEI from the coding sequence ATGCTTCCTAAAATTTTAATTATTGATGATGAACCTAATAATTTTGATGTGATTGAGACCTTATTAGATAATCAAGGTTATGAATTAAGCTATGTTAACAATGCACAACAAGCTCTAGAACTTTTAGATTATTTCCAACCGGATGTAATTTTATTAGATGTGATGATGCCAGAAATGAATGGGATCGAATTTTGTCAAAAATTTAAGTCTAATCCTCATTGGAAACATATTTCCATAATTATGGTGACAGCCCTTGCCAGTAAAGAAGATTTATCCCAATGTTTATTAGCAGGTGCTGATGATTTTATCACTAAACCCATTAATGGATTAGAATTACGTTTGCGGACGCGTTCTATGCTCAGAATTAAACAACAATATGATGCTTTACAAGAAATTTTATATTTACGGGAAGACCTGTCTAATATGATAGTTCATGATTTGCGAAATCCCCTGGCAGCTATCATTATGTCTGCGGAAATTTTACAAGTTGCAGAATATTCACAAGAACGTCAGGAAAAAAAAACCAGTCAAATTATCACTAATGTCCGAAAATTACAATCCATGATTGATAGTTTACTAATCATGGCAAAATTAGATTCGGGTAAGATCACGCTTCAACGTACAGATACTAATATTTTTGATATCTGTTCGGCTGCGATTGCTGATATTGAACTCACCATAACTAAAAAAAATCTAGAACTAATTACTAAACTACCACAATCTGGAATTACAGCCAGTTTAGATCCCCATCTTTTCCGAAGAGTCATTGATAATTTACTTTCTAATGCGATTAAATTCACCCCAGGAAAAAGTCAGATTTCTTTTGTTGCTGATTACACATCATCAGGAAAATTCATTATCCAAATTGCTGATTCAGGTTCAGGTGTAAAACAAGAATTAAGAGAAGTGATTTTTGCCAAATATGAAGTAGGCAATCTTATTACAGGTGCATATCAAATTGGCTTAGGTTTGGCTTTCTGTAAAATGGTTGTCGAAGCTCATGGAGGATGTATTACGGTAGAAGAAAATTATCCAACTGGGGCAATTTTTATAGTTGAAATTTAG
- a CDS encoding Uma2 family endonuclease, with the protein MIATPNYNYLSPAEYLQWEETSPIKHEYRDGEVYAMAGASNTHVIITLNIASMLRNHLRGSGCQAYIADTKADIESINTYYYPDVIVSCDEKDKAFHNFLRYPCLIIEVLSPSTEAFDRGDKFADYRHLESLQEYVLVSQTRINVEIFRRNSEGQWVFDSYGQGENVHLASVDFRCPTENVYEDVSFESPAVEN; encoded by the coding sequence ATGATTGCCACTCCCAACTATAACTATCTTTCCCCCGCAGAATATCTCCAATGGGAGGAAACCAGCCCTATCAAACATGAATACAGAGACGGAGAAGTATACGCAATGGCAGGGGCTAGTAATACTCATGTCATTATTACCCTCAATATTGCTTCTATGCTGAGAAATCATCTGCGTGGTAGTGGATGTCAAGCTTACATTGCCGATACTAAAGCAGACATTGAATCAATTAACACCTATTATTATCCTGATGTCATAGTCAGTTGCGACGAAAAAGATAAGGCTTTTCATAACTTTTTGCGTTATCCCTGTTTAATTATTGAAGTGTTATCTCCCAGCACAGAAGCTTTTGATAGAGGTGATAAATTTGCTGATTATCGTCACTTAGAATCACTTCAGGAATATGTATTAGTAAGTCAAACCCGGATAAATGTCGAAATTTTCCGGCGTAATTCCGAGGGACAATGGGTATTTGATAGTTATGGACAAGGGGAAAATGTGCATTTAGCAAGTGTAGATTTTCGCTGTCCCACAGAAAATGTATATGAAGATGTGAGTTTTGAATCTCCTGCTGTAGAAAATTGA
- a CDS encoding transglycosylase SLT domain-containing protein: MFKKLQKTQIYLLAGAGLCAFLAGAMVSAPQAGKTLSQWLNMSQSKPEKLSETTKLKSVVFSLLSQSVPERLTKLTEIAQTGSSPDRERARYLLASDYVETSQGKKALSLLTGLEKDYPVLAPYILLKQAQAHDILGEDKPASDLRRKVLKEYAKEAAVVKAIYAIAQPKLSDQAIAQFPSHPLTWEIIRKRLKDNPNQPKLQLILAEYAADEPGIVGILDQLVKQPQLKPADWEIIGSAYWNNNEFTKAKNAYIQAPKTATSLYRIARGLQLNKEQDQAIAVYKQLLQKFPTAKETGTALSRLSDIAKGKDSILYLDQIINKFPDQAPQALVKKANLLESLKDNQSASTTWKLLLGKYSSTDEAAEFRWKIAQTKAKNNDYLGAWQWAQPITINNKTSILAPRAGFWVGKWATTLGKQQEAITAYKSVISEFPQSYYAWRSASILGLNVGDFNNLRVMNPTIIPPQRPVPPAGSETFHELYLLGQDRDAWLQWETEFKNKNQPSVTEQFTEGLMRLTKGEYLIGIDKIAKLENRETPAEKAEYQALSQQSIYWQARYPFPYFKEIEKWSTSRQLNPLLVTALMRQESRFQAKIKSPVGATGLMQVMPSTGAWITPQIGVDFKKINLENPNDNIMLGTWYLDYTHQQYGNNSMLAIASYNAGPGNVAKWLQTIPKKDPDEFVEEIPFDETKNYVRQVFGNYWNYLRLYNPEVSAIVTKYSETHPKLPPN; this comes from the coding sequence ATGTTTAAAAAACTACAGAAAACACAAATTTATCTCCTTGCTGGTGCTGGACTATGTGCCTTTTTAGCTGGGGCAATGGTATCAGCGCCCCAAGCCGGCAAAACTCTCAGTCAATGGCTGAACATGAGTCAGAGTAAGCCAGAAAAACTATCTGAGACTACCAAACTTAAGTCAGTTGTCTTTTCTCTATTGTCTCAATCCGTACCAGAAAGATTAACAAAACTCACAGAAATTGCCCAAACAGGTAGTTCCCCAGATCGGGAACGCGCTCGTTATCTGTTGGCTAGTGATTACGTGGAAACTTCTCAAGGGAAAAAAGCACTGAGTTTATTGACAGGACTAGAAAAAGACTATCCTGTTTTAGCACCTTATATTTTACTTAAACAAGCCCAGGCTCATGATATTTTGGGCGAAGATAAGCCAGCTTCCGATTTGCGCCGAAAAGTGCTAAAGGAATATGCAAAAGAGGCAGCCGTAGTTAAGGCTATATATGCGATCGCTCAACCAAAATTATCTGATCAAGCGATCGCTCAATTTCCCTCTCATCCCCTCACTTGGGAAATTATCCGCAAACGCTTAAAAGACAATCCTAATCAACCCAAATTACAATTAATCTTAGCTGAATACGCCGCTGATGAGCCGGGAATTGTGGGGATATTAGATCAGTTGGTGAAACAGCCACAACTCAAACCCGCAGATTGGGAAATCATTGGTTCAGCTTACTGGAATAATAATGAATTTACGAAGGCTAAAAATGCTTATATTCAAGCCCCAAAAACAGCCACTAGCCTCTATCGCATCGCCAGAGGATTACAATTAAATAAAGAACAAGATCAAGCTATTGCAGTTTATAAACAACTACTACAAAAGTTTCCCACGGCCAAAGAAACCGGTACAGCCCTATCAAGATTGTCTGATATTGCTAAAGGCAAAGATTCTATTCTCTATCTTGATCAAATAATTAATAAATTTCCCGATCAAGCCCCTCAAGCATTAGTAAAAAAAGCCAATCTGCTAGAATCTCTTAAAGATAATCAGTCAGCTAGTACAACATGGAAATTATTATTAGGTAAATATAGCAGCACCGATGAAGCTGCGGAATTTCGTTGGAAAATTGCCCAAACTAAAGCTAAAAACAATGACTATTTAGGAGCATGGCAATGGGCGCAACCAATTACTATTAATAATAAAACCAGTATTTTAGCCCCTAGAGCCGGATTTTGGGTAGGCAAATGGGCAACAACACTCGGCAAACAACAGGAAGCTATTACTGCTTATAAGTCTGTAATTAGTGAATTTCCTCAGTCTTATTATGCTTGGCGTTCTGCGAGTATTTTGGGTTTAAATGTGGGGGATTTTAACAATCTGCGCGTGATGAATCCGACAATTATCCCTCCCCAACGTCCTGTTCCTCCAGCAGGTTCTGAGACTTTCCATGAATTGTATTTACTGGGACAAGATCGTGATGCTTGGTTGCAATGGGAAACAGAATTTAAAAATAAAAATCAGCCCAGTGTCACTGAACAATTTACCGAAGGATTAATGAGGTTGACAAAGGGTGAATATCTGATTGGAATTGACAAAATTGCTAAATTAGAAAACAGAGAAACACCAGCAGAAAAAGCTGAATATCAAGCTTTAAGTCAACAAAGTATTTATTGGCAAGCCCGTTATCCTTTTCCTTATTTTAAAGAAATTGAAAAATGGTCTACTTCCCGTCAACTCAATCCCCTATTAGTTACAGCTTTAATGCGGCAAGAATCCCGCTTTCAGGCGAAAATTAAATCCCCCGTTGGGGCAACTGGTTTAATGCAGGTTATGCCCAGTACAGGAGCATGGATAACCCCACAAATCGGTGTAGACTTTAAAAAAATCAATCTAGAAAATCCCAACGATAACATTATGTTAGGGACTTGGTATTTAGATTATACCCATCAACAATATGGCAATAATTCCATGTTAGCGATCGCTAGTTATAATGCCGGACCTGGTAACGTTGCTAAATGGCTGCAAACCATCCCTAAAAAAGATCCAGATGAATTTGTGGAAGAAATTCCCTTTGATGAAACTAAAAATTATGTTCGGCAAGTTTTCGGAAACTACTGGAATTATCTGCGACTTTATAACCCAGAAGTTTCTGCCATAGTCACCAAATACTCAGAAACACACCCCAAATTACCACCTAATTAA
- a CDS encoding DUF262 domain-containing protein has translation MNRTINFQTISWFWDLHTRKLIELDPPYQRRSVWNQDYKDYFIDTVLNGYPAPAIFIYQEITPEGVSKISIVDGKQRLSTLFEFANNEFPVYEKATIARLRGKYFKDLDIEAKQNFWKYQFAIEYLPSSDEKIIGNIFDRINRNIIKLTSQELRHAKFNGVFITAVEDLTIWMFEYLGGNFPNIDQRTKKQMKDVEIVAQLLLFLEEGVRAYSQEYLDKSFSERDINWESQEEVENEFRHTIESIKEILEFSQDINLSKTRLKNQADFYSLFGAVAELNRENTLNASAEIGERIKKFLEVIEDEKIRNQAIDSLNNYQINALEYYKAVKQSFTDSGARKTRIRIMKSVIQGSFNL, from the coding sequence ATGAACAGGACAATTAATTTTCAAACTATTTCTTGGTTTTGGGATCTCCATACAAGAAAACTCATTGAACTTGATCCACCTTATCAAAGACGTAGTGTTTGGAATCAAGATTATAAAGACTACTTTATTGACACAGTGCTTAATGGTTATCCTGCACCTGCCATATTTATATATCAAGAGATTACACCTGAAGGAGTATCTAAAATTAGTATAGTTGATGGCAAGCAGAGATTATCTACTTTATTTGAATTCGCTAATAATGAATTTCCTGTATATGAAAAAGCTACAATTGCAAGATTGCGTGGTAAATATTTCAAGGATTTAGATATTGAAGCTAAACAGAATTTCTGGAAATATCAGTTCGCTATTGAATATTTACCATCATCTGATGAGAAAATTATTGGTAATATATTTGACCGGATTAATCGCAATATAATTAAGCTGACTTCTCAAGAACTTCGCCATGCCAAGTTTAATGGAGTTTTTATTACTGCTGTAGAAGATTTAACTATATGGATGTTTGAATATTTAGGGGGCAATTTTCCGAATATTGATCAAAGAACAAAAAAGCAAATGAAAGATGTAGAAATAGTTGCACAACTATTACTTTTTCTAGAAGAAGGCGTGAGGGCTTATAGTCAAGAATATCTTGATAAATCATTTAGTGAAAGAGATATTAATTGGGAATCTCAAGAAGAAGTTGAAAACGAATTTCGTCATACTATTGAATCCATTAAAGAAATATTAGAATTCTCACAAGATATAAATTTATCCAAAACTAGATTAAAAAATCAAGCCGATTTTTATTCTTTATTTGGCGCTGTTGCTGAGTTAAATCGTGAAAATACACTTAATGCAAGTGCAGAGATTGGAGAGAGAATCAAGAAATTTTTAGAAGTAATAGAAGATGAAAAAATCAGAAACCAAGCTATAGATAGTTTAAATAATTATCAAATCAACGCTCTCGAATATTATAAAGCGGTTAAACAATCATTTACAGATTCAGGTGCAAGAAAAACTAGAATTAGAATTATGAAATCTGTAATTCAGGGAAGTTTTAATTTATAA